Proteins encoded in a region of the Misgurnus anguillicaudatus chromosome 9, ASM2758022v2, whole genome shotgun sequence genome:
- the LOC129431479 gene encoding uncharacterized protein, with protein sequence MESDEEIIGGARPKRHTRPPAYLQHYDVQYTRGRHIAEDDARQTWEAPVHRTPPPSFQPYATSLGDARVCSKDSPILSLGNKPSQHPEIPQSSFALTRTADITTSSQDSELQRLRCEHVQLMQTHQSFQADLLELREVRAEVRELVQVAQSLRADFKQAICQIPSPTKPMASNVYWPSMKPHESTTLAEDGHFTEFPPPPWPEPNDDLRAQMGYLTLSEMGETSYQSVVPRPGKYSFASSATPAPLYQSHSPNAFGLPPPPTPKELQELLTPATMPLPSHHSDKQRDGSVPPFMYSQVFAPAAKTNQRPVPPYSGSEYVYRGPTPTIPKFSRPDPGEFARLRIALDNLLPPDGTELFKYQILVDHLKLEEAKMIADAYLNSPTPFTDTMVALHEKYGQPHQLALRRITSVLESPDIKRGDVSAFQRFALQVQSLVGLLRTLGRDGELELSCGSHVARLLGKLPPEQRAEFRRHMFRQPGTTPNLVDLSNWLRYETWCHSYDAEPTAKGSHTKTDSVKRTVTILHGVGESQGETPIPRKVHVSQTKPVKVKRYCPFCDKAEHYLSQCESFAKLTSDQVKTWIRSNNRCWRCARTHHAAQCDLKKPCNICQAIHLRPLHDVNVSSSPKDDSVNMEKSCLTSSSSDRFFLDKPSVGGRVMLKVVPVNLHYEDRTLDTYALLDDGSERTILLSTAVKALGIQGVPEDLPLRTVRDDIQVLHGLSVSFKISPFCKPQKSYKINHAFTADRLNLSRQSYPIEQLQQKYRHLRGLPVRTLTDVQPLLLIGSDQPHLITPTEPVRWGGPGAPAAVHTRLGWTLQGPIPSMGRPHATRQCLFTSIAPTQDELLQNVQRLWQLDVVPQWEGKAVTRSKEDQRALELLDLKTLTQEIDGIKRLATPLLRRKDMPLLNAPKESVLPTLRSVERRLLKDPVKAEVYREEMKKLIDTGVVKEVADPVTEQSESWYIPHHIVSHNGKFRVVFNCSHQYRGQSLNQYLLPGPPLGASLLGVLVRFREHPVAVSGDIKAMFHQVRLLPEDRPLLRFLWRDLEMDKAPKIFEWQVLPFGTTSSPCCATFRRNAEICLLWDQYLTSSF encoded by the coding sequence ATGGAATCTGATGAGGAGATTATTGGAGGAGCTCGCCCAAAACGCCATACTCGTCCTCCAGCCTACCTACAGCATTATGATGTGCAATATACCCGAGGCAGACATATCGCTGAGGATGATGCCCGACAGACTTGGGAGGCACCTGTCCACCGGACTCCTCCCCCATCCTTCCAACCTTATGCCACCTCCCTTGGTGATGCCAGGGTCTGTTCCAAAGACTCACCGATCCTGTCCTTGGGTAATAAGCCTTCACAACATCCTGAAATACCTCAATCATCTTTCGCTTTAACTCGAACGGCTGATATCACTACCTCTTCACAAGACAGTGAGCTACAGCGCCTGCGTTGTGAGCATGTACAACTAATGCAGACCCACCAGTCATTTCAGGCAGACTTACTGGAGCTGAGAGAAGTCCGTGCAGAAGTCAGAGAATTAGTTCAGGTGGCTCAGTCCCTTCGCGCCGACTTCAAACAAGCCATATGCCAGATTCCCTCGCCTACAAAGCCTATGGCGTCAAACGTATACTGGCCCTCTATGAAGCCGCATGAATCCACAACCTTAGCAGAGGACGGACACTTCACTGAGTTTCCACCACCTCCATGGCCTGAACCTAATGACGACCTTAGGGCACAGATGGGCTACCTCACGCTGTCTGAAATGGGTGAAACTAGCTACCAATCAGTGGTGCCAAGGCCTGGGAAGTATTCCTTTGCTTCCTCAGCTACACCAGCGCCACTATATCAGTCTCATTCACCTAACGCTTTTGGACTTCCTCCTCCTCCTACCCCTAAGGAGCTCCAAGAGTTATTAACACCTGCAACCATGCCCTTACCTTCCCATCACAGCGACAAGCAAAGAGACGGATCAGTGCCACCATTCATGTATTCTCAAGTCTTTGCACCAGCGGCTAAGACCAACCAACGCCCTGTACCTCCTTACTCTGGTTCTGAATATGTGTACCGGGGACCTACCCCAACGATTCCCAAGTTTAGTCGTCCTGATCCGGGTGAGTTTGCTCGACTTAGGATAGCTTTGGATAATCTTCTTCCCCCTGATGGCACTGAACTTTTCAAATACCAGATCTTAGTGGATCACCTTAAGCTTGAGGAAGCCAAAATGATAGCGGATGCTTATCTGAACTCACCTACGCCGTTCACTGATACAATGGTTGCCCTCCATGAGAAATACGGTCAACCACATCAGTTAGCTTTGAGGAGGATCACTTCTGTGCTCGAAAGTCCTGACATAAAGCGAGGTGATGTCTCCGCCTTTCAAAGATTTGCTCTTCAGGTGCAGTCACTCGTGGGTCTCTTGAGAACCTTGGGACGTGACGGCGAATTGGAACTTAGTTGTGGGTCCCATGTCGCACGCCTTTTGGGTAAGCTTCCCCCTGAGCAGCGTGCTGAGTTTCGGCGCCATATGTTCCGCCAACCTGGAACAACACCGAATTTGGTTGACCTTTCGAACTGGCTCCGTTACGAAACCTGGTGTCACAGCTATGATGCTGAACCAACGGCAAAGGGCTCGCATACTAAGACAGACTCTGTGAAGAGGACAGTAACTATTCTGCATGGTGTTGGAGAATCCCAAGGTGAGACACCTATCCCTCGGAAAGTTCATGTTTCACAAACCAAGCCTGTGAAAGTCAAGCGTTATTGTCCTTTCTGTGATAAGGCAGAGCATTACCTGAGTCAGTGTGAATCCTTTGCCAAGCTTACCTCCGACCAGGTCAAAACATGGATTCGCAGTAACAACCGTTGTTGGCGTTGCGCCAGGACACACCATGCTGCCCAGTGTGACCTAAAGAAGCCTTGCAATATCTGTCAAGCCATCCACCTTCGTCCTCTTCATGATGTGAATGTCAGTTCCTCTCCCAAGGACGATTCAGTTAACATGGAAAAGAGTTGCCTGACGAGTTCTTCTTCAGATCGGTTCTTTCTGGATAAGCCCTCTGTTGGAGGTCGGGTTATGCTCAAAGTAGTTCCTGTAAACCTGCATTATGAAGATCGCACACTAGACACCTATGCTCTTCTTGATGACGGGTCGGAGAGGACTATTCTGCTTTCCACTGCTGTTAAGGCGCTGGGCATTCAGGGTGTTCCCGAGGATCTACCTTTGCGAACAGTGAGGGATGATATTCAGGTGCTTCATGGTTTGTCCGTATCGTTCAAGATCTCTCCTTTCTGTAAACCCCAGAAAAGTTACAAGATCAACCACGCCTTTACTGCAGATCGTCTTAACCTGTCGCGTCAGTCGTACCCCATAGAACAACTGCAACAGAAGTACCGACATCTGCGAGGTCTTCCTGTCCGTACGCTTACAGATGTCCAGCCATTACTTCTCATTGGATCCGATCAACCTCACCTCATCACCCCAACAGAGCCTGTGCGATGGGGCGGCCCGGGTGCGCCAGCTGCGGTTCATACGCGCCTAGGATGGACACTTCAGGGCCCCATACCTTCCATGGGGCGGCCTCATGCCACACGGCAATGTCTGTTTACCTCCATTGCTCCGACTCAGGATGAACTCCTTCAAAATGTTCAACGATTGTGGCAGTTGGATGTTGTTCCGCAGTGGGAGGGCAAAGCGGTGACCAGGTCCAAGGAGGATCAAAGGGCTCTTGAGTTGCTTGACCTTAAAACTCTCACTCAAGAAATCGATGGAATCAAACGGTTGGcgacgcctctactgcggcgGAAGGATATGCCTTTGCTGAATGCACCTAAGGAGTCGGTCTTACCTACCCTTCGCAGTGTGGAAAGACGTCTGCTAAAGGACCCTGTAAAAGCTGAGGTTTATAGGGAAGAGATGAAGAAACTCATTGATACAGGAGTAGTTAAGGAAGTGGCTGACCCTGTAACTGAGCAGTCTGAAAGCTGGTATATCCCTCACCACATCGTCAGTCACAATGGGAAGTTTCGTGTTGTCTTTAACTGCTCCCATCAATACAGAGGACAAAGCCTTAATCAGTACCTGCTGCCAGGGCCTCCCCTTGGAGCCTCGCTATTAGGTGTCCTGGTCCGCTTCAGGGAACATCCTGTAGCTGTGAGTGGGGACATCAAAGCGATGTTCCACCAGGTCCGTCTTCTCCCTGAGGACCGTCCTTTACTCCGTTTCTTGTGGCGAGACCTGGAGATGGATAAGGCACCCAAGATTTTCGAATGGCAGGTGTTACCCTTTGGCACGACTTCCAGTCCATGTTGTGCTACCTTCCGCAGAAATGCGGAAATCTGTCTTCTGTGGGATCAATACCTTACCTCTTCCTTCTGA